The Nisaea sp. genome includes a region encoding these proteins:
- a CDS encoding DUF1489 domain-containing protein, whose protein sequence is MPLNLIKLCVGIETVEQLEQYRAEQVRQAEASSVEPVSIHRTRSFPRRAEEILEGGSLYWVIKGQVRARQRIERLDEVEMAEGGRPHCGIVLDPNVVRVVPRPHRAFQGWRYLEQASAPQDLYEAGGDIDAAMPDEMQAELRRLGIL, encoded by the coding sequence ATGCCCCTTAATCTGATTAAGCTCTGCGTTGGGATAGAGACGGTGGAGCAGCTGGAGCAATATCGCGCCGAGCAAGTCCGGCAGGCGGAAGCGTCCAGTGTGGAGCCGGTCAGCATACACCGCACGCGATCCTTTCCGCGCCGGGCGGAAGAGATTCTGGAAGGCGGCTCGCTCTATTGGGTCATCAAGGGGCAAGTCCGGGCCCGGCAGCGGATCGAGCGCCTGGACGAGGTCGAAATGGCGGAAGGGGGGCGACCGCACTGCGGCATCGTCCTCGATCCTAATGTTGTCCGGGTTGTGCCGCGCCCACACCGCGCTTTTCAGGGCTGGCGCTATCTGGAACAGGCGAGTGCGCCGCAGGATCTTTATGAGGCGGGCGGTGATATTGACGCCGCCATGCCGGATGAAATGCAGGCTGAACTCCGGCGACTCGGTATTCTCTAA